The Daucus carota subsp. sativus chromosome 2, DH1 v3.0, whole genome shotgun sequence genome includes a window with the following:
- the LOC108207138 gene encoding protein FAR1-RELATED SEQUENCE 5-like, whose translation MCNRFKLWGSSIVNRGVDDVTSVGSSILSSNYNEESGTSHSISSAGQKTYIPLNVPDVLKPTINQCFQSLDQGFIFYKEYGRLGGFDVRKGIEKRDESGIVSIKHYTCSKEGCNDFRSTLDSNLSKVKRRRIASTRCCCKAKIVLKLNKDREYFVFKFDEVHNHPLVDESGRQFLRSSREMTISSRNFVFDAAKVNIGCSKAYGLMKEMVGGYSNVGVTLRDFRNFNRDLKCYVGEGDGQMLIEKFKVLQECSSSFYYAYELDETGHLTKLFWADAICRRNFEVYGDAVSFDATFDTNKYNMIFAPFTGVDKHEKCVTFAACLLAKEDVTHYKWVFDQFSTCMKRHPVVIIIDQCPAMKIAVSSSLSSKNGFVATKHRLCMWHIMQKFPIKLRNRLCKETDFMEKMKKYIWSNHLDIAEFEQGWQAVMKEFSLENNKWLSDMYDIRSSWIPAFFRDEPMLGLMRTTSRSESENFFFAQFHKQVDSLCEFWLRFQSAIQRQRNETERLDEESKSSFPNTLSTWFIEDDAADLFTRTVFYKVQEEILAACLDMQIKWMSEEVDGIGYKDHVVCSCKKFVMCGIVCRHSLCGMKHIGVTRFPKSLIVNRWSKIADCGSSCDMISADYFKMEKVSLKLMNIWFDFRQILNKAGVQMEVLEFVHQTVKDLSTKVGSSLDGASFSKKDHMAALIGEQPQGELTVLVPNISKTKEIILNQGG comes from the exons ATGTGTAATAGGTTCAAGTTATGGGGTTCATCTATTGTTAATCGTGGAGTTGATGATGTGACTTCTGTTGGTAGTTCTATTTTATCTTCAAACTACAATGAAGAATCTGGTACAAGTCATTCTATTTCATCTGCTGGTCAAAAGACGTATATTCCTTTGAATGTTCCCGACGTTTTGAAGCCAACTATAAATCAATGCTTTCAGAGTTTGGACCAAGGTTTCATATTTTACAAGGAGTATGGTCGTTTAGGTGGTTTTGATGTGAGGAAGGGAATTGAAAAGAGGGATGAATCTGGTATAGTTAGTATTAAACATTATACATGCAGTAAAGAAGGGTGTAATGATTTTCGTAGTACTTTGGATAGTAATTTGAGTAAAGTTAAGCGAAGGCGGATTGCTTCTACTAGGTGTTGTTGCAAAGCAAAGATAGTTTTGAAGCTTAATAAGGATAGAGAATATTTTGTGTTTAAGTTTGATGAGGTGCATAATCACCCCTTGGTTGATGAATCTGGAAGGCAATTTTTGCGATCTAGTCGTGAAATGACTATAAGTTCGAGGAATTTTGTGTTTGATGCTGCAAAAGTTAACATTGGCTGTAGTAAAGCTTACGGTTTGATGAAAGAAATGGTTGGTGGGTATTCTAATGTTGGAGTTACATTGAGAGATTTTAGGAACTTTAATCGGGACTTGAAATGTTACGTTGGAGAAGGAGATGGGCAAATGTTAATTGAAAAGTTTAAAGTGTTGCAGGAGTGCTCGAGTTCTTTCTATTATGCGTATGAGCTTGATGAGACAGGGCATTTGACGAAGCTTTTTTGGGCTGATGCAATTTGTCGGAGGAATTTCGAAGTGTATGGGGATGCTGTTTCATTTGATGCAACATTCGATACAAATAA gtataatatgatatttgccCCGTTTACTGGGGTTGATAAACACGAAAAATGTGTAACTTTTGCTGCTTGCCTTTTGGCAAAGGAAGACGTTACTCATTATAAATGGGTTTTTGATCAATTTTCTACATGTATGAAACGTCATCCTGTTGTTATCATCATTGATCAGTGTCCAGCAATGAAAATTGCAGTTTCTTCGTCACTTTCTTCAAAAAATGGTTTCGTTGCTACTAAACACCGCTTGTGCATGTGGCATATAATGCAGAAATTTCCTATAAAG CTTCGTAACCGGTTATGTAAAGAGACTGACTTCATGGAGAAAATGAAAAAGTATATCTGGTCAAATCATTTAGATATTGCTGAGTTTGAACAAGGATGGCAGGCTGTTATGAAGGAGTTCAGTTTGGAAAATAACAAGTGGTTGAGTGACATGTATGATATCAGATCTTCATGGATTCCTGCTTTTTTTAGAGATGAGCCTATGTTAGGTTTAATGAGGACCACGTCTAGGTCAGAAAGCGAGAATTTTTTCTTTGCTCAGTTTCATAAACAAGTTGATTCAttatgtgagttttggttgCGTTTTCAAAGTGCAATTCAAAGACAACGAAATGAGACGGAGAGGCTTGATGAAGAGTCAAAATCGAGCTTTCCCAATACATTGTCTACATGGTTTATTGAAGATGATGCGGCTGATTTGTTTACTCGGACAGTTTTTTATAAAGTCCAAGAGGAGATTTTGGCAGCATGTTTGGATATGCAAATCAAATGGATGAGTGAAGAGGTGGATG gTATTGGTTATAAAGATCATGTTGTTTGTTCTTGCAAGAAGTTTGTGATGTGTGGTATAGTTTGCAGGCATAGTTTATGTGGTATGAAGCATATTGGAGTAACAAGATTTCCTAAAAGTCTTATTGTAAACCGATGGTCAAAAATTGCTGATTGTGGAAGCTCGTGTGATATGATATCTGCTGATTATTTTAAGATGGAGAAGGTTTCATTAAAATTGATGAACATTTGGTTTGATTTTCGTCAAATTCTTAACAAAGCTGGAGTGCAGATGGAAGTCCTTGAATTTGTGCACCAAACTGTGAAGGACTTAAGCACCAAAGTTGGCAGTAGTTTGGATGgtgcttctttttcaaaaaaggATCACATGGCTGCTTTGATTGGTGAACAGCCTCAAGGAGAACTTACTGTGCTTGTTCCAAATATTTCTAAAACAaaggaaataattttaaatcagggAGGTTGA
- the LOC108206191 gene encoding urease accessory protein G, with translation MASEDHHMHEHDHHSHAHHHHTHDKSEGNSSTSWVGKDGKVYHSHDGLAPHSHEPIYSPGYFTRRAPLLVNRDFNERAFTIGIGGPVGTGKTALMLALCKTLRDTYSLAAVTNDIFTKEDGEFLVKNGALPEERIRAVETGGCPHAAIREDISINLGPLEELSNLYKADMLLCESGGDNLAANFSRELADYIIYIIDVSGGDKIPRKGGPGITQADLLVINKTDLAAAVGADLGVMERDALRMRDGGPFVFAQVKHGLGVEEIVNHIIQSWEAATGKKRH, from the exons ATGGCTTCAGAAGATCACCATATGCATGAACATGACCATCACAGCCACGCCCATCATCACCACACCCATGA cAAATCTGAGGGCAACTCAAGCACATCATGGGTAGGCAAAGATGGGAAGGTTTATCATAGCCATGATGGTCTTGCACCACATTCACATGAGCCCATTTACTCACCTGGCTATTTTACAAGAAGGGCACCTTTACTTGTTAATAGAGATTTCAATGAAAGAGCCTTTACTATTGGTATTGGTGGGCCTGTTGGAACTGG GAAAACAGCTTTAATGCTGGCACTGTGCAAGACTTTAAGGGATACGTATAGTCTTGCCGCG GTGACAAATGATATATTTACAAAAGAGGATGGTGAGTTCTTGGTGAAGAACGGAGCACTTCCCGAGGAAAGGATACGCGCTGTTGAGACAGGAGGATGTCCTCATGCTGCTATTCGGGAAGACATCAGCATTAATCTTGGTCCACTTGAGGAGCTCTCTAATTTGTACAAAGCTGATATGCTTCTGTGTGAATCTGGGGGAG ACAATTTGGCTGCCAACTTTAGCAGGGAACTGGCTGATTATATAATCTATATAATAGATGTATCCGGCGGTGACAAAATTCCACGAAAGGGAGGCCCTGGGATTACACAGGCTGACCTCCTT GTAATCAACAAGACGGACCTTGCAGCAGCTGTTGGAGCTGATTTAGGAGTTATGGAGCGTGATGCACTACGTATGCGGGATGGTGGACCATTTGTGTTTGCTCAG GTCAAGCATGGACTTGGTGTAGAAGAAATAGTGAACCACATTATACAGTCTTGGGAAGCTGCAACCGGGAAGAAGCGTCACTAG